One window from the genome of Salvia hispanica cultivar TCC Black 2014 unplaced genomic scaffold, UniMelb_Shisp_WGS_1.0 HiC_scaffold_648, whole genome shotgun sequence encodes:
- the LOC125199715 gene encoding probable carboxylesterase 2, translating to MDRILQELFPSVAASKDVVPPSLDPATGVQSKDVEIASEINLSARIYLPPNADPTKKLPLLVYYHGGGFIVESAFSPLYHKHVNHLVAQANVVAVSVNYRLAPEFPLPIAFEDSWRALKWIAEGEEEWINEFADLKRVYLGGDSAGGNTAHNIAMRVGSENPEGFKLEGIFLNCPAFGGVDPIGRETAEEFKKWLDFSEKLWGFVCPSLRDRDEGWVNPGKDPKISGLGCGRVLVYVAEKDFLKDRGWYYNEVLSNCGWKGEIECVEVAGEDHVFSVFGPDTQVGIDTIKKVASFINQ from the coding sequence ATGGACAGAATTCTCCAAGAACTCTTCCCTTCCGTCGCAGCCAGCAAAGATGTCGTTCCCCCATCTCTAGATCCAGCCACCGGCGTCCAATCCAAAGACGTTGAAATCGCCTCGGAGATCAACCTCTCCGCCCGGATTTACCTCCCTCCCAATGCCGATCCTACCAAAAAGCTCCCGCTCCTCGTCTACTACCACGGCGGCGGCTTCATCGTCGAATCCGCCTTCTCCCCGCTCTATCACAAGCACGTAAATCACTTAGTCGCCCAAGCCAACGTCGTTGCTGTCTCGGTTAATTACCGATTAGCCCCTGAATTCCCGCTCCCGATCGCGTTCGAGGATTCATGGCGCGCTCTCAAGTGGATCGCCGAGGGCGAGGAGGAATGGATCAACGAATTTGCGGATCTGAAGCGTGTGTATTTAGGCGGGGACAGCGCGGGTGGGAATACAGCGCACAATATTGCCATGCGGGTCGGGTCGGAGAATCCGGAGGGTTTTAAGTTGGAAGGGATTTTCCTGAATTGCCCCGCCTTTGGGGGAGTGGATCCGATTGGGCGCGAAACGGCGGAGGAGTTCAAGAAGTGGTTGGATTTTTCTGAGAAGCTGTGGGGATTTGTGTGCCCGAGCTTGAGGGATCGCGACGAAGGATGGGTGAACCCGGGTAAGGATCCGAAGATATCGGGTTTGGGTTGCGGGAGAGTGCTGGTTTACGTTGCGGAGAAGGATTTTCTGAAGGATAGAGGGTGGTATTACAATGAGGTGCTGAGTAATTGTGGATGGAAGGGAGAAATTGAGTGTGTTGAGGTTGCAGGTGAAGATCATGTTTTCAGTGTGTTTGGTCCAGATACTCAGGTTGGTATCGATACGATTAAAAAAGTGGCTTCCTTTATTAATCAGTAA
- the LOC125199716 gene encoding uncharacterized protein LOC125199716: MKRARAASRSRNQPWNRSGQAAVAVSSGSPTWNQGGNPAMAVGGGNPAWTPGGQVVATGGAWRGSENQAANANTPAGSIGPPPPPHNWAEEERVGALAARVFGGYEDGEDSWAWH, encoded by the exons ATGAAAAGGGCGAGAGCTGCTTCTAGAAGCCGAAATCAGCCATGGAACCGGAGTGGACAAGCGGCGGTAGCGGTCAGCAGTGGAAGTCCGACATGGAATCAAGGTGGAAATCCGGCGATGGCAGTCGGGGGAGGAAATCCGGCGTGGACTCCGGGGGGACAAGTAGTGGCGACCGGCGGAGCATGGAGAGGCAGCGAGAATCAGGCTGCCAACGCCAACACACCGGCGGGTAGCATCGgtccaccgccaccgccacaTAATTGGGCCGAAGAGGAGAGGGTCGGAGCTTTGGCGGCGAGGGTTTTTGGAG GATACGAGGACGGGGAAGATagttgggcgtggcactga